A region of Loxodonta africana isolate mLoxAfr1 unplaced genomic scaffold, mLoxAfr1.hap2 scaffold_55, whole genome shotgun sequence DNA encodes the following proteins:
- the LOC135229819 gene encoding olfactory receptor 4C15-like, which produces MQNQSFVTEFVLLGLSWNPSVQKIIFIVFLFCYIATLGSNLLVVVTIVSSPALLGSPMYFFLAFLSFLDACYSSAFAPKMIVDSLYEKKTISFKGCMTQVFADHFFAGVEVTVLTAMAYDRYVAICKPLHYPSIMNWKLCGILMGVAWTGGFLHSVIQILLIFQLSFCGPNVIDHFLCDLNPLLKLACTDTCISSFLVVANSGFICIIIFSLLLISYFVILLSLRTHSSEGRLKALSTCGSHTAIVVLFFVPCIIIYARHPSAFSFDKMVTIVYAFVTPLLNPLIYTFRNKEVKNAMRKLWTRLLGF; this is translated from the coding sequence ATGCAAAACCAAAGCTTTGTAACTGAGTTTGTTCTCTTGGGTCTTTCATGGAATCCAAGTGttcagaaaataatatttattgtatttttgttctgCTACATTGCAACTCTTGGGAGCAATTTGCTAGTTGTGGTGACAATTGTCAGCAGCCCAGCACTCCTGGGATCCCCGATGTACTTCTTTCTGGCCTTCCTGTCCTTCCTGGATGCCTGCTATTCCTCTGCATTTGCGCCAAAGATGATTGTGGACTCCCTCTATGAGAAGAAAACCATCTCCTTCAAGGGCTGTATGACCCAGGTCTTTGCTGATCACTTCTTTGCTGGAGTGGAGGTGACTGTCCTGAccgccatggcctatgaccgctatgtggccatttgcaagccaTTGCACTACCCCTCTATCATGAACTGGAAGCTCTGTGGCATTCTGATGGGGGTAGCCTGGACAGGGGGCTTCTTGCATTCTGTGATACAAATTCTCCTTATTTTCCAGCTgtccttctgtggccccaatgttaTCGATCACTTCCTATGTGATTTGAACCCATTATTGAAGCTTGCCTGTACTGACACTTGCATCAGCAGCTTTTTGGTCGTTGCCAACAGTGGGTTTATCTGCATCATAATCTTCTCCTTGTTGCTTATCTCCTATTTTGTCATCTTGCTCTCACTACGAACTCATAGCTCTGAAGGACGGCTGAAAGCTCTCTCCACCTGTGGATCTCACACTGCTAtcgtggttttgttttttgtcccaTGCATAATTATCTATGCCCGACATCCatctgctttctcctttgacaaGATGGTGACCATAGTTTATGCCTTCGTAACTCCCTTGCTCAATCCTTTGATTTACACTTTCAGGAATAAGGAAGTGAAAAATGCTATGAGGAAATTATGGACCAGATTGCtgggtttctga